In the Candidatus Cloacimonas acidaminovorans str. Evry genome, one interval contains:
- a CDS encoding T9SS type A sorting domain-containing protein yields the protein MKKIFLLLMLLIVCILGYSQSAELSSPNQIGDAVANAGLTKKRLFTFQLKMTGGGGTLTDVTFTTSGSYTANELNKLELYYNTANTFTSATSIKSLTSNLGTGSHTFSGLNKALGNGNHYFWITADIAQSIIPNHTISVPAISTNDIIFSGTVYKGGSTIASGTQYLEYVVVTENFDGTWPPSGWTFYGAARTSPAYSGAYSLELQPAGDYAYTRKVNTPGLITFFALENTGSQYSFEIQYSTDAITWNTITTYSNTANSLTKSFKFYSIDVHTATYTNVYFRFYLASGNGDIHIDDVNITLRSPNTQASNVTFSDVGPSRFTVSCTAGSAAQRIMFMKAGDVATVNADNGVFYTASTNWQDPGSQIGSSGYYCIYKGTGTSVIVTGLTKSTTYTVEVMEYNYSDVTNTYIYMPSPAKGVETTQDLEPPAAVTFDSVTSSSFNLSWSISGSLTYVLFLKEDTAVSPPTPDKTITYTASADWSNKGTQLGSSGFYCVFNGIGNNVTVTNLQSSTRYYAAIFTYDGANYSSACRGEVPTATAASDYFASIASGNWETVNTWDSTNHKWIGTTTWKSSRDGTHWNDATLKPTSSAAKVYIESGHIVTLTANESCNALHFDSGWIQLGNYNLTINSFDATSGNPQFIYNGTGTPQMTTQGTNYIVSVTSQSITSLPSEVYTLRINVGSGNTVNLPNDVTLTNLTFDSGGLKMNSHTIKYKYKDADIYSVNATFYGMNIRLTNDINYVASDSSLARTWYTSGYVTDVFQATMYFPSTLTNSTKLRLWLRNNAAKGWYLKGEYDVQTAGDQKYITADGLTSPDMSGIVYFDFTLSELDQTLPVELSSFIVNVNYQNYVQILWVTQSETELSGFRIYRGVSDDLSSALDLGIFIPATNTSEPKYYVYTDKEIDASGTYYYWLECMDINANSTFYGPKELIFHPGVDGNNIPVLEGINSIYPNPFNPDTTIRFGVLEPSTVKAIVYNNRGQKVCEPINGYYEKGTYSYIWNATDSYGRRLSNGIYILSLHIGSKTYIRKMAILK from the coding sequence ATGAAAAAAATATTTTTGCTGTTAATGCTGCTTATAGTTTGCATTTTGGGTTATTCACAAAGCGCTGAATTAAGCTCTCCTAATCAAATTGGAGATGCAGTTGCCAATGCAGGATTAACAAAAAAGCGTCTCTTCACCTTCCAGCTTAAAATGACTGGTGGTGGTGGCACTTTAACAGATGTAACCTTCACTACCTCCGGTTCTTACACTGCAAATGAATTAAACAAACTGGAGCTTTATTACAATACCGCTAATACATTTACCAGCGCTACGAGTATTAAATCTCTAACTTCTAATTTAGGAACAGGTTCACATACTTTCTCCGGGTTAAATAAAGCTTTAGGTAATGGTAATCATTATTTCTGGATAACGGCTGATATTGCACAATCAATTATTCCCAATCATACTATTTCTGTTCCAGCTATTAGTACTAACGATATCATCTTTTCTGGAACTGTTTATAAAGGCGGTTCAACTATTGCAAGCGGAACTCAATATCTGGAATATGTGGTAGTAACAGAAAATTTTGATGGAACCTGGCCCCCCAGCGGTTGGACTTTTTATGGAGCTGCCAGAACTTCTCCCGCTTATTCCGGTGCTTATTCTCTTGAGCTTCAACCTGCCGGTGATTATGCTTATACCAGGAAAGTTAATACACCCGGACTAATAACTTTTTTTGCCTTGGAAAATACTGGTAGCCAGTATTCTTTTGAAATTCAATATAGTACTGATGCTATTACTTGGAATACCATTACAACCTATTCTAATACTGCAAATTCTCTTACCAAAAGTTTTAAGTTTTACTCTATTGATGTTCACACCGCTACTTACACTAATGTCTATTTCAGATTTTATCTGGCAAGCGGAAATGGAGATATCCATATTGATGATGTGAACATAACTTTGCGCAGCCCCAATACTCAAGCTTCCAATGTTACTTTTTCGGATGTGGGACCAAGCAGATTTACAGTAAGTTGCACAGCTGGAAGTGCTGCTCAACGCATAATGTTTATGAAAGCAGGTGATGTTGCCACCGTTAATGCAGACAATGGAGTTTTTTATACTGCCAGTACTAATTGGCAGGATCCTGGTTCCCAAATTGGTTCAAGTGGATATTATTGTATTTATAAAGGCACCGGCACAAGTGTTATAGTTACGGGTCTTACTAAAAGTACTACTTATACAGTGGAAGTGATGGAATACAATTACAGCGATGTTACCAATACCTATATTTATATGCCGTCCCCTGCCAAGGGTGTTGAGACAACTCAAGACCTAGAACCTCCTGCTGCTGTTACTTTTGATAGTGTAACTTCTTCCAGTTTTAATCTTTCCTGGAGCATTTCGGGATCATTAACCTATGTTTTATTTCTAAAAGAAGATACTGCTGTCTCTCCTCCTACGCCTGATAAAACAATTACTTACACTGCCAGTGCAGATTGGAGCAATAAGGGTACTCAACTTGGCTCTTCCGGATTCTATTGTGTTTTCAATGGAATAGGAAATAATGTTACAGTTACTAATTTACAATCCAGCACCCGCTATTATGCGGCTATTTTTACTTATGATGGAGCAAATTATTCAAGTGCTTGTAGAGGTGAAGTTCCTACGGCTACAGCTGCAAGTGATTATTTTGCCAGTATCGCAAGTGGAAATTGGGAAACAGTTAATACTTGGGATAGCACAAATCATAAATGGATTGGGACAACAACCTGGAAATCCTCAAGGGATGGAACTCATTGGAATGATGCTACATTAAAACCAACTTCCAGTGCGGCTAAAGTTTATATAGAATCAGGACATATAGTAACTTTAACAGCAAATGAGAGCTGTAATGCTTTACATTTTGATAGTGGATGGATACAACTTGGTAATTACAATTTAACTATTAATTCTTTTGATGCTACAAGTGGAAATCCTCAGTTTATTTATAATGGAACTGGTACACCTCAAATGACAACACAAGGAACAAATTATATTGTTTCTGTAACTTCACAAAGTATAACCAGTTTACCATCAGAAGTATATACTTTAAGAATTAATGTCGGTTCAGGTAATACAGTTAATTTGCCGAATGATGTTACGCTAACAAATTTGACTTTTGACTCCGGTGGACTAAAGATGAATTCCCATACTATTAAATACAAGTATAAAGATGCCGATATATATTCAGTTAATGCTACTTTTTATGGAATGAATATCAGATTAACTAATGATATTAATTATGTGGCAAGTGATTCCAGTTTAGCTCGCACTTGGTATACTTCCGGCTATGTAACCGATGTTTTTCAGGCAACTATGTATTTTCCTTCTACTTTAACAAATTCCACCAAACTAAGATTGTGGCTGCGCAATAATGCTGCCAAGGGTTGGTATTTGAAAGGTGAATATGATGTTCAGACCGCTGGAGACCAAAAATATATAACAGCAGATGGCTTAACCAGTCCCGATATGAGTGGTATTGTCTATTTTGATTTCACTCTATCGGAATTAGATCAAACCCTACCGGTGGAGCTATCTTCCTTTATTGTAAATGTTAATTATCAGAATTATGTTCAAATATTATGGGTAACGCAAAGTGAAACGGAGCTTTCTGGTTTTCGGATTTATCGTGGTGTCTCGGATGATTTATCTTCTGCTCTGGACTTAGGCATTTTTATTCCTGCCACCAATACATCCGAGCCAAAATATTATGTTTATACGGATAAAGAAATAGATGCCTCGGGAACTTATTATTATTGGCTGGAATGTATGGATATAAATGCTAACAGCACTTTCTACGGTCCTAAGGAATTAATCTTCCATCCAGGTGTTGATGGCAATAATATTCCTGTTTTAGAAGGAATTAACAGTATTTATCCCAATCCTTTCAATCCCGATACTACTATCCGTTTTGGTGTTTTGGAACCGTCAACCGTTAAAGCCATTGTCTACAACAACCGGGGACAAAAGGTTTGTGAACCAATAAACGGATATTATGAAAAAGGCACCTATTCCTATATCTGGAATGCAACTGACAGTTATGGCAGACGCTTAAGCAACGGAATTTATATCTTAAGCTTACATATTGGCTCTAAAACATATATCCGCAAAATGGCTATACTGAAGTAA
- a CDS encoding CsgG/HfaB family protein — MKKRLFPVLLCCMLIFSACSQNARLSKKTQKNLNKGNYEEAIQDIIKTLKKNPNNATAQDLLVQSWQSYRSAEQKKIERIIQSDEINKWEQVYQEYSALQKTGEEIQSLPPLINPYSGYRVNIEIPDYTEQIKQSKENAAEVHYQAGIRYAKISNDRYTQKKAALEFKAALALIPNYQDADLRYEQCRKLAIKRIAVSPFTDKSNTSGKYGAVSDILTDHIVSRLISAAVNNEFVAIISRSQLETVMKEQQLSASGLVNDASSVHLGQILGANEILAGSILQISVSPERTVSVQSEDETEVVLRTEEYTDDEGSTQEREIKGKVYFRYRKFTKTASVSISTSYSILDVETGKILLQETVEVKNPWSDTWARKISGDDRALSSSTKKLLEKPEPFPPSVNEMVLETLKNTGNEIVNKVSGYLLQ, encoded by the coding sequence ATGAAAAAACGGTTATTTCCGGTTCTTCTTTGTTGCATGCTGATTTTCAGTGCTTGCTCTCAAAATGCCCGACTTTCCAAAAAGACCCAAAAGAACTTAAACAAAGGTAATTACGAAGAAGCAATTCAGGATATCATAAAAACCCTTAAGAAAAATCCGAATAATGCAACAGCTCAAGACCTTTTGGTGCAATCCTGGCAAAGTTACCGTTCAGCAGAACAGAAAAAGATAGAACGAATCATCCAAAGCGATGAAATAAATAAATGGGAACAGGTCTATCAGGAATATTCCGCTCTGCAAAAAACCGGAGAAGAAATTCAATCCCTACCTCCTTTGATAAATCCTTATTCAGGTTATAGAGTAAACATTGAAATTCCCGATTACACGGAACAAATAAAACAAAGCAAAGAAAATGCTGCTGAAGTGCATTATCAGGCAGGAATTCGTTATGCCAAAATCAGTAATGATAGGTATACACAAAAGAAAGCAGCTTTGGAATTTAAGGCAGCGCTTGCTTTGATTCCCAATTATCAAGATGCCGATTTAAGATATGAACAATGCCGCAAACTGGCAATTAAAAGAATTGCCGTTTCTCCCTTTACTGATAAGAGTAATACTTCCGGAAAATACGGTGCTGTTAGTGATATTTTAACCGACCATATCGTCTCCCGCCTTATTTCAGCTGCTGTAAATAATGAATTCGTAGCAATTATATCCCGTTCCCAATTGGAAACGGTGATGAAAGAACAACAGCTTTCCGCTTCAGGTTTGGTGAATGATGCCAGTTCCGTTCATTTAGGTCAAATTTTGGGTGCTAATGAAATCCTCGCTGGCAGCATTTTACAGATTAGCGTTTCCCCGGAACGAACTGTTAGTGTTCAAAGTGAAGATGAAACGGAGGTTGTTCTTCGTACTGAAGAATATACCGATGACGAAGGAAGCACTCAGGAACGCGAAATTAAAGGAAAGGTCTATTTCCGTTACCGTAAGTTTACCAAAACAGCAAGTGTTAGTATTTCCACCTCCTACAGTATCCTGGATGTGGAAACGGGAAAAATACTACTGCAGGAGACAGTGGAAGTTAAAAATCCCTGGAGCGATACTTGGGCAAGAAAAATTTCAGGAGATGACCGTGCCTTAAGTTCCAGCACCAAAAAATTGCTGGAAAAGCCGGAACCCTTTCCTCCTTCAGTAAACGAAATGGTGCTGGAAACGCTGAAAAATACAGGAAACGAGATAGTTAATAAAGTTAGCGGATATTTATTACAGTGA
- a CDS encoding LPP20 family lipoprotein, translating to MAKRQPEWIVERPYNNEYYIAIVKVPRKAPNYVELARNNAILEISTQISVQIDSDIALKETEENGIPSSEIISRIRSSSKNILKDLQLVGTYETKNDYWAYYRLSKSEYSAWRKAQCNQAMAQALNLLADFDSSTSNIASGIASLLHGLELIVDYTDMDLTTLYKGNEINLYNELFYRLNRLPENLSVKFATNEIDIVAKQRERKTVNIAVSYKTVSKEYPCSNFPVCFNFSSGKGEIIPQAITDENGKAELIINHITSFSNPQFIEAKPNKDFWLVGRENTVVKTMFNNLQFMPAILKLNVRRPKAYLEYSFDNTPGTDFRNILVKKLQDLDLEVTENQNTSDYTFKVDIYNRSTNYLPLLNQYSATADAYIELLQTGNGKSIYNTNITGIKSTASLPEIARKMSELNAVNEICDKVMFMLVEQYIMF from the coding sequence ATGGCAAAACGGCAACCGGAATGGATTGTGGAAAGACCCTATAATAATGAATACTATATCGCTATTGTAAAAGTTCCCCGTAAAGCACCTAATTATGTAGAACTTGCCCGAAATAACGCTATTCTGGAAATATCCACTCAAATAAGCGTGCAGATTGATTCCGATATTGCTTTAAAAGAAACGGAAGAAAATGGCATCCCCTCCTCTGAAATAATCAGCAGAATACGCAGTTCCAGTAAAAATATACTCAAAGACCTGCAACTGGTTGGCACTTATGAAACTAAAAATGACTATTGGGCTTACTATCGCCTTTCCAAAAGCGAATATTCTGCCTGGCGAAAAGCTCAATGTAATCAGGCAATGGCTCAGGCATTGAATTTACTTGCCGATTTTGATTCCTCCACCTCTAATATCGCTTCCGGCATAGCTTCTCTTTTGCATGGACTGGAACTGATTGTGGATTATACCGATATGGATTTGACAACTCTTTACAAAGGCAATGAGATTAACCTCTATAATGAACTATTCTATCGTCTGAACCGTTTACCGGAAAACCTTAGCGTTAAATTTGCCACCAACGAGATAGACATTGTAGCCAAGCAAAGAGAACGCAAAACGGTTAATATTGCCGTCAGTTACAAAACTGTAAGTAAAGAATATCCCTGCTCTAACTTTCCTGTATGCTTCAATTTCAGCAGTGGCAAAGGAGAAATCATTCCCCAAGCTATAACAGATGAAAACGGTAAAGCGGAATTAATTATCAATCACATAACCTCTTTCAGCAATCCCCAATTCATTGAAGCCAAACCGAATAAGGATTTTTGGCTGGTAGGAAGGGAAAATACCGTAGTTAAAACAATGTTTAATAATCTGCAATTTATGCCTGCCATCCTGAAATTAAATGTCCGCCGTCCCAAAGCTTACCTTGAATACAGTTTTGATAACACTCCGGGAACTGACTTCCGCAATATTTTAGTAAAGAAACTGCAGGATTTGGATTTGGAAGTTACCGAAAACCAAAACACCAGCGATTATACTTTCAAAGTAGATATCTATAACCGTAGCACTAATTATCTTCCACTTCTCAATCAATATTCTGCTACAGCTGATGCTTATATTGAACTCCTGCAAACCGGTAATGGCAAAAGTATTTATAACACCAACATAACCGGAATTAAAAGCACTGCTTCCTTACCCGAAATAGCCAGGAAAATGAGTGAACTGAATGCGGT